One Epidermidibacterium keratini DNA segment encodes these proteins:
- a CDS encoding slipin family protein — protein sequence MGILKYRVPARMCTVEYRRGQFRGVRQSGTYWRRPGTQRVQVDLRQSVVTVPVQEIAVADGIVVRMSAAIRYAVVDARAFVEYADDPIGELYLATQVAMRDALSDASVEQIAGRNAVSAGQLSEAISAAAAAIGVEARVVIKDVVLPGRMRDAAMDVLTAKQRGLAKLEEARAETAALRSLANAAKLLDDHPAVAKLRMIEAVPQSATVVVKLDD from the coding sequence ATGGGCATCTTGAAGTACCGCGTACCAGCACGTATGTGCACGGTCGAATACCGGCGCGGCCAGTTCCGCGGCGTACGCCAGTCCGGAACATACTGGCGTCGGCCAGGAACGCAGCGTGTCCAGGTCGACCTCCGTCAGTCCGTCGTGACGGTGCCCGTCCAGGAGATTGCTGTCGCCGACGGCATCGTGGTGCGGATGTCCGCTGCGATCCGCTACGCCGTCGTCGACGCGCGGGCGTTCGTCGAGTACGCCGATGACCCCATCGGCGAGCTCTACCTCGCGACGCAGGTCGCCATGCGCGACGCACTCTCCGATGCGTCGGTGGAGCAGATCGCCGGACGTAACGCCGTGTCGGCCGGGCAGCTGAGCGAGGCGATTTCCGCTGCAGCAGCGGCAATCGGCGTCGAGGCACGCGTCGTCATCAAGGACGTCGTCCTGCCCGGCCGGATGCGCGACGCTGCCATGGACGTGCTCACTGCCAAGCAGCGCGGGCTGGCCAAGCTCGAGGAGGCGCGGGCCGAGACGGCCGCGCTCCGCTCGCTGGCCAACGCCGCGAAGCTGCTCGACGATCACCCGGCTGTCGCCAAGCTCCGGATGATCGAGGCGGTACCGCAGTCTGCGACGGTCGTCGTCAAGCTCGACGACTAA